Below is a genomic region from Lolium rigidum isolate FL_2022 unplaced genomic scaffold, APGP_CSIRO_Lrig_0.1 contig_23365_1, whole genome shotgun sequence.
TTCAGGCTGAAGCAGAATCTGATATCCAGTTCATACAACGTCCTTTGTGCAAAGTTATTTGATAGAATATCAGAAATAATGCACCTCTATCGAGTTCCATCACACTCAAATATCTAACTGGGAGGTTAGCCGCTTCCCTTAGTGACTCCAACTCAGCAAAACCTAGGGCCTCAGCACCAAGCGCTTTCAACTGAAGTAGGGTGCCCAACTCTCGGAATAGGACTCCAGGGTTAAAGTACGCAGGAGCTTCCTCATAAGGTGCCCACATAGTCCTCAAGTCTATTACTTGCATTGCTTTCAGGCTAGACATGACCTCAATTGGTATTGTCCGTATGCCTGTAGACGTTAGATACAAGAACTTGAGGCTGGTGAGGTTTCCAAAGCATTGAGGCACTTCTGCTCCTAGAagttgattttctgacaaatcaaGGTACTCTAGTTTTCCCAATGAACATAATTCTTCCGGTATCTTCCCGAGACAGTTATTACTCAAATCCAAATATGTCAGTGAAGTGCAATTCTTAATTGCCTCAGCAATTATGCTTTCATCCAAATTGTTGTTTCGAAGGCACAAGATCTTCAATTTCATGGGATAAGGATTAAACTTGATAGGAACAAGTTCGGTCACTTCGTTAGACATCAACGAGATGCACTCAGCTTTCCAAGGGATGATAAATGTTTTGTATTTGCCAACTGGTGCAGGGACACTCCATTTTTCGTTGTTCTCACCACAGTCACAAGAGATCCATATAGCCATATCACGAATCACATCATGCACTGTAACAAAACCATACCAATCACCCCAACCCTCTAGCAAACATACAGCTGTAAGTTCAGCTATCAGACTATATGATTTTCTGAAGGAAGATTCTATGTCCTGCTCGTTCACTAGACCTAAGCCCATCCAGCATTGAGCAAGGTCAACTTTCAGAATCTTGGCATCCTCAGGCCACATTACACAAGTCAAAAAACAATCTCTCAAGGTCTTGTTTCTTAAATTGTCATAACTATACTTCAGCTGCCTAAAAacattactactccctccgtctgggtttaacaggcacgcacgcagtttaagacaaactttgaccattgatttggtcaacaaaatataaattttatgtctacaaa
It encodes:
- the LOC124680635 gene encoding probable disease resistance protein At1g61300 translates to TRLRKVCGQMKVMKELKVSYLQEHEAWQLFEENIGAETLSSPHIVALARELMKELKGLPLALTTIGTSMYQKDMAQWETAIQYMQQSCCTDDKDTLELDGGSSNVFRQLKYSYDNLRNKTLRDCFLTCVMWPEDAKILKVDLAQCWMGLGLVNEQDIESSFRKSYSLIAELTAVCLLEGWGDWYGFVTVHDVIRDMAIWISCDCGENNEKWSVPAPVGKYKTFIIPWKAECISLMSNEVTELVPIKFNPYPMKLKILCLRNNNLDESIIAEAIKNCTSLTYLDLSNNCLGKIPEELCSLGKLEYLDLSENQLLGAEVPQCFGNLTSLKFLYLTSTGIRTIPIEVMSSLKAMQVIDLRTMWAPYEEAPAYFNPGVLFRELGTLLQLKALGAEALGFAELESLREAANLPVRYLSVMELDRGALFLIFYQITLHKGRCMNWISDSASA